One part of the Lotus japonicus ecotype B-129 chromosome 2, LjGifu_v1.2 genome encodes these proteins:
- the LOC130739296 gene encoding uncharacterized protein LOC130739296, which produces MAALSWRPFILSRLTDLSPNPLHPPKPPPLFLRRRRCFLTSCYADGFSSSSSSSSSDDVVSTRKSTFDRGFTVIANMLRRIEPLDNSVISKGVSDAARDSMKQTISTMLGLLPSDHFSVTVTVSKHPLHRLLVSSIITGYTLWNAEYRMSLTRNLDIASPCGARDSDCEKRSEILEVKGGGEDGGEIEVASDLGLKDLENCSSSPRVFGDLPPQALNYIQQLQSELTNVKEELNARKQEMMQLEYDRGIRNNLLEYLRSLDPEMVTELSRPSSVEVEDIIHQLVQNILSRFFVDDASGSFMEQSVEGNIDNHPDNGDEFSDTVGTSRDYLAKLLFWCMLLGHHLRGLENRLQLSCVVGLL; this is translated from the exons ATGGCAGCACTCTCATGGCGACCCTTCATCCTCTCACGCCTCACCGACCTCTCACCCAATCCTCTCCACCCACCCAAGCCACCACCTCTCTtcctccgccgccgccgctgCTTCCTCACCTCCTGCTACGCCGATGGGTTCTCGTCgtcctcttcttcctcatcctctGACGATGTCGTCTCCACCCGGAAATCCACCTTCGACCGCGGCTTCACCGTCATCGCCAACATGCTCCGCCGCATCGAGCCCCTCGATAACTCCGTCATCTCAAAGGGTGTCTCCGACGCCGCCAGAGACTCCATGAAGCAGACCATCTCCACCATGCTCGGTTTGCTCCCCTCCGATCACTTCTCTGTCACTGTCACTGTTTCCAAGCACCCCCTCCATCGTCTTCTCGTCTCTTCCATCATCACCGG GTACACTCTGTGGAATGCGGAGTACAGGATGTCCCTGACGAGGAATCTGGATATAGCATCGCCCTGTGGTGCAAGAGATTCGGATTGTGAGAAACGTTCAGAGATCTTGGAGGTTAAGGGTGGAGGAGAGGATGGTGGGGAAATTGAGGTTGCTTCTGATTTGGGGCTCAAGGATTTGGAAAATTGCAGTAGTAGCCCGAGAGTGTTTGGAGATTTGCCTCCTCAGGCTCTCAATTACATTCAGCAGTTGCAGTCTGAGTTGACAAATGTGAAGGAg GAGCTGAATGCCCGAAAGCAAGAAATGATGCAATTAGAATATGACAGGGGAATCAGGAACAATTTGTTGGAATATCTCCGGTCTTTGGATCCTGAAATG GTGACTGAACTGTCTCGACCTTCATCGGTAGAAGTGGAGGATATAATTCACCAACTTGTTCAGAACATATTAAGCAGATTCTTTGTGGATGATGCTAGTGGTAGCTTTATGGAACAATCAGTAGAAGGAAACATAGACAATCATCCGGACAACGGTGATGAGTTTAGTGATACAGTAGGCACTTCTCGTGATTACCTTGCAAAGTTGCTTTTCTG GTGTATGTTGTTAGGTCATCACTTAAGAGGATTAGAAAACAGATTGCAACTTAGCTGCGTCGTTGGACTGTTGTAG
- the LOC130735757 gene encoding uncharacterized protein LOC130735757, translating into MNSNITGFKRQRNSEDESLPLGKRQLDGIPCMKVLLVDGETASRVWMQGMLASLGIETVPVYSAQHAIIELETHDHRGHFDFMFIDWSIKNALELVKWMHSRAVPSKIVGMYTNDDTERKRQFYNAGATLCVKKSMDPASVSHTIAHLRNM; encoded by the exons ATGAATTCCAACATTACTGGATTCAAACGACAAAGGAACTCTGAGGATGAGAGTTTGCCACTCGGAAAACGCCAATTAGATGGCATTCCTTGCATGAAGGTATTGCTAGTGGATGGAGAGACTGCATCCAGGGTCTGGATGCAAGGAATGCTAGCATCACTAGGCATTGAGACAGTCCCTGTGTATAGTGCTCAACATGCAATAATAGAATTGGAGACTCATGATCATCGTGGACACTTTGACTTCATGTTCATTGATTGGTCTATTAAGAATGCACTTGAG CTGGTGAAGTGGATGCATTCCAGGGCGGTACCGAGCAAGATCGTGGGTATGTACACTAATGATGACACAGAGAGAAAGCGCCAGTTTTATAATGCTGGAGCTACTCTTTGTGTTAAGAAATCTATGGACCCAGCATCTGTAAGCCACACCATTGCACATCTTCGCAACATGTGA
- the LOC130739294 gene encoding uncharacterized protein LOC130739294, whose product MLRDCKGDLATSWDASHSLTCNRHTEILASFERSIHRIDHIFMFPFYTNIRGFVSNKFLQLIDDEHIRMKSYGGCDCLLRETHGLPCGCELAGYERIPYESIHPFWKRLSWEHVPEPVADTTSNHICGMNHGDMQPEVEALTHYFSSLDTGGQSMVRRKLQAIYCLESSSLCTPAVKIRSKRTLKANEKIPPKNKAIGSLTRDLSGFEHVDREIREAKKVSQPPKKKKRVKKSDTSYFMGHFPAFFHPYIQTVQNVEDDGNCGYRAVATLLGLPSGEESWSWVRAALIEELERHRGLYDEMWSRHVVNALHSRLTLPPGDPATEDKWMQLPEMGYLVATRFQVVFISISSTGCWSYLPLRGEGPPDVHHVIAVGHVINHFVQLHLTPGHSMPPIALQWERYVDPTSVSWCAPYGTRLGRFTSEFEAWLVTFGVPLSHQSYVDITSD is encoded by the exons ATGTTAcgggattgcaagggtgacctggccacttcatgggatgcgtcgcatagtttgacatgtaatcgacatactgaaatattagcatcgtttgagcgcagtattcacagaattgatcacattttcatgttcccattttacacaaatattagaggatttgtgtcaaacaaattcctgcagctcatcgacgatgaacatataagaatgaagtcctacggcggatgcgattgcttgttgagagagactcatggactaccttgcggttgtgaacttgcag gttatgaaagaattccatatgagtcaattcatccattctggaagagactgagttgggagcatgtacctgaacctgttgcagatactaccagcaaccatatttgcggcatgaaccatggagatatgcaaccagaagttgaggcattgacacattatttcagttctttggatactggagggcagagtatggtaaggaggaagcttcaagcgatCTATTGTCTTGAAAGCAGTTCACTTTGTACTCCTGCGGTTAAGATAAGGTCCAAGCGCACTCTTAAGGCGAATGAGAAAATACCACCTAAGAAtaaagcaataggatccttgactcgtgatctttcaggttttgaacatgttgatagggagatcagagaggcaaagaaggtttcacaaccaccaaagaagaagaagcgtgtgaagaagtctgatacaagctatttcatgggtcattttccagcctttttccacccatatatacaaacagttcagaatgttgaggatgatggtaactgtggctatagagccGTTGCTACATTACTCGGACTACCATCAGGTGAGGAAAGTTGGTCATGGGTTAGGGCAGCGTTGATAGAAGAACTTGAACGACACAGAGGGttgtatgatgaaatgtggtccagacatgtggttaatgccttacattcccgactcactcttcctcctggtgatccggctaccgaggataaatggatgcaactgccagagatgggataccttgtagcaaccaggttccaagtGGTTTTCATATCCATCTCCTCTACGGGTTGTTGGTCATACCTTCCACTAAGAGGAGAAGGTCCACCGGATGTACATCATGTTATAGCTGTTGGTCATGTGATtaatcactttgtacag ctccatctaactcctggacattctatgccgccaattgctctccagtggGAACGGTATGTTGATCCTACATCAGTAAGCTGGTGCGCCCCATATGGTACACGTTTAGGAAGATTCACATCAGAATTCGAAGCTTggcttgttacttttggtgttcctcttagtcaccaaagctatgtagacatcacctcagattga
- the LOC130736980 gene encoding protein MAINTENANCE OF MERISTEMS-like → MGGSDEYSIPPPTVDADVLPPEQGEQGAQGGEEDLIQRLPPFPGGPVELSLLTHYADHKAPWAWHALLRTDERYVDRRQLKVATAGGKVWNLACDGDSDSHRRVRELIEQTGLHQLPYCSYPVTDAGLILVLVERWHEETSSFHMPFGEMTITLDDVSALLHLPMGSRFYMPGRGERDECAALCAQLMGGSVGIYEADFDTNRSQTIRFGVLQTRYEAALAEHRYEDAARIWLVNQLGATLFASKSGGYHTTVYWIGMLEDLGRVCEYAWGAIALATLYDQLSRASRRGTAQMGGFSSLLLGWVYEYLSDRVIIRRADPEYSQDQPRARRWAMSRVGHAGLDERRVMLDELTVDDVIWTPFEDHRAHRPRDPRAMYSGYIRSPFGRVVRWHLPERVLRQFGFIQDVPRHPSEIQTSGSLAETADAAFAEFAPHLRPQGIPATYPGETVEDYMRWYSAVSHRFIIPDDRREEFSAVTVMRRAVDLLEQSLEVPDAPAEGTHSRSLTERALDLIRSNAFIGTQGVAFAAVRGARAAGGRGRGDRARGGRGRGGRARGPRGRRGAGRGRGE, encoded by the exons ATGGGAGGATCTGACGAGTATAGTATTCCTCCGCCTactgttgatgctgatgtcctgccgccagagcagggggagcagggggcacagggtggcgaggaggacctgatccagaggttgccgccgtttccgggggggcctgttgagctatcgctcctcacccattatgctgatcacaaggctccctgggcgtggcatgcactcctacgcacagacgagcggtatgtggaccgtcgacagttgaaggtggccacagctggggggaaggtttggaaccttgcttgtgatggtgattcagacagtcacaggcgggttcgagagttgattgagcagacgggtcttcatcagctaccctattgcagctacccggtgacagatgcaggccttattttggtccttgtggagcgatggcatgaggagactagtagcttccacatgccgttcggggagatgactatcaccttggacgacgtgtcggctcttctccatctccccatggggtcgaggttctatatgcctgggaggggggagagggacgagtgtgcagcgctctgtgctcagttgatgggaggatctgttggtaTTTATGAGGCTGATTTTGATACGAATAGGTcccagactattcgctttggggtcttgcagacccggtatgaggctgcgttggcgg agcaccgatatgaggacgctgcacggatttggctggtgaaccagctaggcgccacgctctttgctagcaagagcggaggctaccatacgaccgtctactggatagggatgttggaggatcttggtcgagtgtgcgagtacgcgtggggcgcgattgcgctcgctacgctatacgaccagcttagtcgagcgtccaggagggggacggcccagatgggaggttttagctcgctcctgctaggatgggtctacgagtacctttctgaccgcgtcattatccgtagggcggatccggagtactcgcaggaccagcctagggcgcggcggtgggctatgtcccgggtcgggcatgcaggccttgatgagaggcgagtcatgctcgatgagctgacggtggatgacgttatatggaccccatttgaggaccatcgggctcatcgaccacgggatccgagggccatgtattctggctacatccggtcgccatttggccgtgttgttcgatggcatctaccagagagggttctgcgccagtttggcttcatacaggatgtccctcgacacccctctgagatccagacgtctgggtcccttgctgagaccgcagatgctgcctttgctgagtttgcgccgcacctccgccctcaggggatccccgctacatatccgggagagactgtggaggattacatgaggtggtacagcgctgtgtcccatcggttcatcatccctgatgataggagggaggagttcagtgcggtg actgttatgcgtcgggccgtggacttgttggagcagtcactcgaggtgccagatgctcctgcagagggcacgcattcccgatccctcactgagagggcgctggatcttattagatccaatgccttcattggtacccagggggtagcctttgctgctgtccgaggagctagagctgcaggaggcagaggtcgtggagacagagcgcgtggaggcagaggccgtggaggcagagcccgtggacctagaggtcgtAGAGGGGCCGGTAGGGGCCGGGGCGAGTGA